The Acinetobacter pittii genome contains a region encoding:
- the rnc gene encoding ribonuclease III — protein MIKHQFKLSDPRLLSRIGYQFKQLELLQLALTHRSVSHKYNYERLEFLGDSLLGMIIANYLYHAYPNENEGRLTRMRATLVRQEALGKIATDLQLSRCLILSTGELKSGGHHRESILADTVEAIIGAIYLDSGDLNLLKDIVLKWYIPYLDHIEPTDQLKDPKSRLQEYLQARKKPLPVYEVVDIQGDAPHQHFKVECVVDGLPKIYGEGSSRRFAEQAAAAEILKLLEQ, from the coding sequence TTGATAAAACATCAGTTCAAACTAAGTGATCCTCGCTTACTGAGTCGAATCGGATATCAATTTAAGCAGCTTGAATTGTTACAGTTAGCATTGACTCATCGTTCGGTGAGTCACAAATACAATTACGAGCGCTTAGAGTTTCTCGGCGATTCATTATTAGGCATGATAATCGCTAATTATCTATATCATGCCTATCCAAATGAAAATGAAGGTCGTCTCACGCGTATGCGAGCGACTTTAGTTCGTCAGGAAGCTTTAGGTAAGATTGCAACAGATTTGCAACTTAGTCGGTGTTTAATATTAAGTACAGGCGAGTTGAAGTCTGGCGGTCATCATCGCGAGTCAATATTAGCAGATACGGTAGAAGCGATTATTGGTGCAATCTATCTTGATAGTGGTGATCTCAACTTACTTAAAGATATTGTGCTAAAATGGTACATACCCTATTTAGACCATATAGAACCTACGGATCAACTCAAAGATCCGAAATCACGTTTACAAGAGTATCTACAAGCACGTAAAAAACCTCTCCCTGTTTACGAGGTTGTAGATATTCAGGGTGATGCACCTCATCAGCACTTTAAAGTGGAATGCGTGGTAGATGGTTTACCGAAGATTTATGGTGAGGGTTCAAGTCGTCGTTTTGCCGAGCAGGCAGCAGCGGCGGAAATTTTAAAGTTATTGGAGCAATAA
- a CDS encoding SDR family oxidoreductase has translation MLALVTGASAGFGYSISKKLIELGYNVIGCGRRAEKLEELKQELGEKFYPLVFDMTDTAENINKALVDLPTEFQINQIDLLVNNAGLALGLEPADKAELDDWYTMIDTNVKGLVTITRLILPSMVKKKSGLIINMGSIAGTYPYPGGNVYGATKAFVEQFSLNLRADLAGTGVRVTNIEPGLCGGTEFSLVRFKGDEDKVNSLYDKKNPLLPEDIANTVAWIASQPPHININRIEMMPTTQSFNPLKVVEVE, from the coding sequence ATGTTAGCATTAGTTACAGGTGCATCGGCAGGTTTTGGTTATAGCATTTCAAAAAAGCTGATTGAGTTAGGATATAACGTTATTGGTTGCGGAAGACGAGCAGAAAAACTAGAAGAACTAAAACAAGAACTTGGTGAAAAATTCTACCCATTAGTATTTGACATGACGGATACGGCAGAAAATATAAATAAGGCATTGGTTGATTTACCAACTGAATTTCAAATCAATCAAATTGATTTATTGGTGAATAATGCTGGATTGGCATTAGGATTGGAACCCGCAGATAAAGCAGAATTAGATGATTGGTACACGATGATTGATACCAATGTTAAGGGGCTTGTTACGATTACCCGATTAATTTTGCCAAGTATGGTAAAGAAAAAATCAGGTTTGATTATTAATATGGGCTCTATTGCAGGTACATACCCATACCCAGGGGGTAACGTGTATGGGGCAACCAAAGCATTTGTGGAGCAATTTAGTCTAAATCTTCGTGCTGATTTGGCTGGTACTGGTGTGCGCGTAACTAACATTGAACCAGGGTTGTGTGGAGGTACTGAATTTTCTCTTGTGCGTTTTAAAGGTGATGAGGATAAAGTAAACAGTCTATATGATAAAAAGAATCCACTTTTGCCTGAAGATATTGCAAATACAGTAGCTTGGATTGCTTCACAACCTCCACACATTAATATTAATCGTATTGAAATGATGCCGACCACTCAATCTTTTAATCCTTTAAAAGTGGTTGAGGTGGAATAA
- the lepB gene encoding signal peptidase I yields MDFDFNLILVPVTLILFAVWLLDKLVLKQRANKGRGNENFVITWAYDFWPVLAVVLVLRSFLYEPFNIPSDSMVPTLETGDFILVNKFDYGVRLPIVNKKIIDVGEPKRGDVIVFRYPPQPTISYIKRVIGLPGDHIVYDHGQLIINGQKVPKVLTQFSREKDVMDTPTSIYHKETIGEHTFTMRELEGVNVARQAPFINYVENGKYANQDGLYWEVTVPKGHYFAMGDNRDQSADSRFWGFVPEENLTGRAFYVWMHKEPGLHLPNFSRNGKID; encoded by the coding sequence GTGGATTTTGATTTTAATTTAATTCTTGTTCCAGTTACGCTGATTCTATTTGCAGTGTGGTTGTTAGATAAACTTGTATTAAAACAGCGTGCAAATAAAGGACGCGGGAACGAAAATTTTGTCATTACATGGGCCTATGACTTTTGGCCAGTTTTAGCTGTAGTACTTGTACTTCGTTCATTTCTTTATGAACCGTTTAATATTCCGTCGGATTCTATGGTGCCAACTCTAGAAACTGGTGATTTTATTCTGGTGAATAAATTTGATTATGGTGTGCGTTTACCTATTGTTAATAAAAAAATTATTGATGTAGGTGAACCGAAGCGTGGTGATGTAATTGTATTCCGTTATCCACCTCAACCGACTATTAGCTATATTAAACGTGTAATCGGTTTACCTGGTGATCATATTGTTTATGACCATGGGCAATTGATTATTAATGGGCAGAAAGTACCGAAAGTATTAACACAATTCAGTCGTGAAAAAGATGTGATGGATACACCAACGTCTATTTATCATAAAGAGACGATTGGTGAGCATACCTTTACGATGCGTGAGCTTGAAGGCGTAAATGTGGCGCGTCAAGCACCGTTTATCAACTATGTTGAAAATGGTAAATATGCGAACCAAGACGGTTTATATTGGGAAGTGACTGTTCCAAAAGGACATTACTTTGCAATGGGGGATAACCGCGATCAAAGTGCAGACAGTCGTTTCTGGGGGTTCGTTCCTGAAGAAAACTTAACAGGACGAGCATTCTACGTGTGGATGCATAAAGAACCGGGTTTACACCTTCCTAACTTTAGCCGAAATGGAAAAATAGATTAA
- the lepA gene encoding translation elongation factor 4, whose amino-acid sequence MAQAKKSVDIKNIRNFSIIAHIDHGKSTLADRFIQMCGGLQDREMQAQVLDSMELERERGITIKAASVTLYYTHPNGQEYQLNFIDTPGHVDFSYEVSRSLAACEGALLVVDAAQGVEAQSVANCYTAIEQGLEVLPILNKIDLPQAEPERVIHEIEEIIGIEATDAPTCSAKTGLGVEGVLERLVDVIPAPEGDREAPLQALIIDSWFDNYLGVVSLVRIKQGRIRKGDKMLVKSTGQTHPVTSVGVFNPKHTETDILEAGEVGFVIAGIKDIFGAPVGDTITLASTPEVTTLPGFKKVKPQVYAGLFPIDASDFEPFREALQKLQINDSALFFEPESSDALGFGFRCGFLGMLHMEIVQERLEREYDLDLISSAPTVIYEALTKKGETIYIDSPSKMPDGSTVEDLREPIAECHILVPQEYLGNVMTLCIERRGVQKDMKFLGNQVSITFEIPMAEVVMDFFDRLKSCSRGFASLDYNFVRFESSALVKVDVLINSEKVDALAMICHRNDARHRGIALVEKMKDLIPRQMFDVAIQAAIGAQIIARSTVKAMRKNVLAKCYGGDVSRKKKLLSKQKEGKKRMKQVGSVEIPQEAFLAVLKVER is encoded by the coding sequence ATGGCGCAAGCTAAAAAATCCGTCGATATCAAAAATATACGAAATTTCTCGATTATTGCCCACATTGACCATGGTAAGTCTACATTGGCTGACCGTTTTATTCAGATGTGTGGTGGTCTACAAGATCGTGAAATGCAAGCTCAGGTCTTAGACTCAATGGAGCTTGAGCGTGAACGTGGGATTACCATTAAAGCCGCTTCCGTCACGCTATATTACACTCATCCAAATGGTCAGGAATATCAACTAAACTTTATTGATACGCCTGGGCACGTTGACTTTTCTTATGAAGTTTCTCGTTCATTAGCTGCATGTGAAGGTGCGCTATTGGTTGTAGATGCTGCACAAGGCGTTGAAGCCCAATCAGTTGCAAACTGTTATACAGCAATTGAACAAGGTCTCGAAGTTCTTCCTATTCTAAATAAAATTGATTTACCACAGGCTGAACCTGAGCGCGTAATTCATGAAATTGAAGAAATTATCGGGATTGAAGCGACAGATGCACCAACTTGTTCAGCAAAAACTGGTTTAGGTGTTGAAGGTGTACTCGAGCGTTTGGTTGATGTTATTCCAGCACCAGAAGGTGATCGTGAAGCGCCATTACAAGCATTAATTATCGACTCATGGTTTGATAACTACTTAGGCGTAGTTTCTCTTGTTCGTATTAAACAAGGTCGTATCCGCAAGGGCGACAAAATGTTGGTTAAATCGACAGGGCAAACTCATCCGGTAACTTCTGTGGGTGTATTTAATCCTAAGCATACCGAAACAGATATTCTCGAAGCTGGTGAAGTAGGTTTTGTTATCGCGGGTATTAAAGATATTTTTGGTGCGCCAGTAGGTGACACTATTACACTTGCGTCTACACCGGAAGTCACAACTTTACCTGGTTTCAAAAAGGTTAAACCGCAGGTATATGCTGGTCTTTTCCCGATTGATGCGAGTGACTTCGAACCATTCCGTGAAGCACTACAAAAATTACAGATCAATGACTCGGCTTTATTCTTTGAACCAGAAAGTTCAGATGCTTTAGGCTTTGGTTTCCGTTGTGGCTTCTTAGGTATGCTACATATGGAAATTGTACAAGAGCGTTTAGAACGTGAGTATGATCTTGATCTCATCAGTTCTGCACCTACTGTAATTTATGAAGCATTAACCAAGAAAGGCGAAACGATTTACATCGATAGTCCATCAAAAATGCCAGATGGATCGACTGTAGAAGATTTACGTGAACCAATTGCTGAATGTCATATCCTTGTTCCTCAAGAATACTTAGGGAACGTAATGACGCTCTGTATCGAACGCCGTGGTGTACAAAAAGATATGAAATTCTTGGGCAACCAAGTTTCTATTACTTTTGAAATCCCGATGGCTGAAGTCGTTATGGATTTCTTTGACAGATTAAAGTCATGCTCTCGTGGCTTTGCATCGCTAGACTATAACTTTGTACGTTTTGAAAGTTCAGCTTTAGTTAAGGTTGATGTGTTAATTAATAGCGAAAAGGTTGATGCCTTGGCTATGATTTGTCACCGTAATGATGCACGCCATCGTGGTATTGCATTGGTTGAGAAAATGAAAGACTTAATTCCTCGCCAAATGTTCGATGTTGCTATTCAGGCAGCAATCGGTGCGCAAATTATTGCCCGTTCTACCGTAAAAGCGATGCGTAAAAACGTATTGGCAAAATGTTATGGTGGTGACGTTTCGCGTAAGAAAAAACTACTTTCTAAACAAAAAGAAGGTAAGAAACGTATGAAACAAGTGGGAAGCGTTGAAATTCCACAAGAAGCGTTCTTGGCTGTATTGAAAGTAGAAAGATAA
- a CDS encoding NF038104 family lipoprotein, protein MKTITSLIAIVGCTLMLQGCVYKLVTVPVGIAYKTTKGVVKGTAAVVGAVIPDGDDEDDKKEKESEE, encoded by the coding sequence ATGAAAACAATTACATCATTAATCGCTATAGTTGGATGTACATTGATGTTACAAGGTTGTGTATATAAGCTTGTAACCGTACCAGTAGGTATCGCCTATAAAACTACTAAAGGTGTAGTTAAAGGTACAGCAGCTGTTGTAGGTGCTGTTATTCCTGACGGTGATGATGAGGATGATAAAAAAGAAAAAGAATCTGAGGAATAG
- the pdxJ gene encoding pyridoxine 5'-phosphate synthase encodes MAALLGVNIDHVATLRQARGTTYPDPVEAALICEQAGAEGITLHLREDRRHIQDDDVRRMRPLLKTRMNLELAVTDEMVEFAKEIQPQHVCFVPERRQEVTTEGGLDVVGNFEKVKAATQTLAAIGCDVSLFIDADLAQIDAAVACGAPTIELHTGAYADAETEQDQQAELERIIKGVEYAASKGLVVNAGHGLNLKNIAPIAAIPQIHELNIGHSIIAESVFVGLVQAVKDMKTAIQAAG; translated from the coding sequence ATGGCTGCATTGCTTGGTGTAAACATAGACCATGTTGCTACTTTGAGACAGGCGCGCGGTACTACTTATCCAGACCCTGTAGAAGCTGCTCTTATTTGTGAACAAGCTGGTGCAGAGGGGATTACTTTGCATTTGCGTGAAGACCGTCGCCATATCCAAGATGACGATGTACGTCGCATGCGTCCATTATTAAAAACCCGTATGAACCTAGAGTTGGCTGTTACTGATGAAATGGTCGAGTTTGCGAAAGAAATTCAGCCGCAGCACGTGTGTTTTGTGCCAGAAAGACGCCAGGAAGTAACAACTGAAGGCGGTTTGGATGTAGTGGGTAACTTTGAAAAAGTTAAAGCTGCAACTCAAACTTTAGCAGCTATTGGTTGCGACGTATCATTATTTATTGATGCTGATTTAGCTCAAATTGATGCAGCAGTTGCGTGTGGCGCACCTACGATTGAGTTGCACACGGGTGCATATGCAGATGCGGAAACAGAGCAAGATCAACAAGCCGAGTTAGAGCGCATTATCAAAGGTGTTGAATATGCAGCTTCAAAAGGTTTGGTTGTAAATGCAGGTCATGGCCTTAACCTTAAAAATATTGCGCCAATTGCAGCTATTCCACAAATTCATGAATTAAACATTGGTCATTCAATTATTGCTGAAAGTGTTTTTGTAGGTCTGGTTCAAGCTGTTAAAGATATGAAAACAGCGATTCAGGCAGCAGGATAG
- the miaE gene encoding tRNA-(ms[2]io[6]A)-hydroxylase: protein MSSINYDELMQPVVAFLGCQTPKAWLDEAINNLDILMQDHANCEKKAASTAMNLMFRYSFFPDLQVKLAQLVREEMLHYEQVLELMAKRGQEWTGLSAGRYAGGLRKEIRTYEPEALIDVLVIGAFVEARSCERFYALAPRVDDELGRYYRYLLKSESRHFEDYLALALDVATTAKMKDPKEDIQQRIDHIREVEKNLILTPDDTFRFHSGIPA, encoded by the coding sequence ATGTCGAGTATCAATTACGATGAATTAATGCAACCTGTGGTGGCCTTTTTAGGTTGTCAAACACCAAAAGCATGGTTGGATGAAGCAATCAATAATTTAGATATCTTGATGCAAGATCATGCTAATTGTGAAAAGAAAGCTGCTAGTACAGCAATGAACTTAATGTTCCGCTATAGCTTCTTTCCTGACTTACAAGTAAAACTTGCTCAACTTGTACGAGAAGAAATGCTTCACTACGAACAAGTGCTTGAGCTTATGGCTAAGCGTGGTCAAGAGTGGACTGGTTTAAGTGCCGGACGTTATGCAGGTGGGTTGCGTAAAGAAATTCGTACATATGAGCCTGAAGCTTTAATTGATGTGCTGGTGATTGGTGCATTCGTAGAGGCTCGTTCATGTGAGCGTTTTTATGCACTTGCACCGCGTGTAGATGATGAGTTAGGACGTTATTATCGATACTTGCTTAAGTCAGAGTCTCGTCATTTTGAAGACTATCTAGCTCTTGCGCTTGATGTGGCAACCACTGCAAAAATGAAAGATCCTAAAGAGGATATTCAACAGCGAATTGATCATATCCGTGAAGTTGAAAAGAATCTGATTTTAACACCAGATGATACTTTCCGTTTTCATAGTGGTATTCCTGCTTAG
- the era gene encoding GTPase Era gives MHSDQINPDSNENQDPNNLIDQFFSSKGVTIPSDFKSGFVAIVGRPNVGKSTLMNHLLGQKLSITSRKPQTTRHKIIGIDSREKMQAVYVDTPGMHKKEVRAINKMMNRAAHSALRDVNLVLFVIDAYKWTQNDDLVLEKLKNAEMPVILVINKADTFEDKREILPLIQERAKLMNFAEIVPVSALRGANLEHLSETIEKYLPYQPPLYSFDQITDRSERFLASEIIREKIMRQLGEELPYDLTVQIESFKTEEATVNEKTGRLKPACTYIDATIFVDRAGQKAIVIGEKGTKLKTIGMDARKDMEKMFEQKIMLTLWVKVKGGWSDDERALKSLGYSDI, from the coding sequence ATGCATTCTGATCAAATCAATCCAGATTCAAATGAAAACCAAGATCCTAATAATCTGATTGATCAATTTTTTAGTTCCAAAGGCGTAACAATCCCTTCGGATTTTAAGAGCGGATTTGTGGCGATTGTGGGACGTCCAAATGTGGGTAAATCTACCCTCATGAACCATTTATTGGGTCAAAAGCTCTCTATTACTTCGCGTAAACCTCAAACAACACGTCATAAAATTATTGGTATTGATTCACGTGAAAAAATGCAGGCGGTATATGTAGATACCCCGGGTATGCATAAAAAAGAAGTGCGTGCTATTAATAAAATGATGAACCGCGCTGCGCACTCTGCATTACGTGACGTTAATTTAGTTTTATTCGTTATCGATGCTTATAAGTGGACTCAAAACGACGATTTAGTGCTTGAAAAACTCAAGAACGCTGAAATGCCGGTTATTTTAGTCATTAATAAGGCGGACACTTTTGAAGATAAAAGAGAGATTCTTCCTCTCATTCAAGAACGTGCCAAACTTATGAATTTTGCTGAGATTGTTCCTGTTTCTGCTTTGCGTGGTGCAAACTTAGAACACTTGAGTGAAACGATTGAGAAATACCTTCCTTATCAACCACCATTGTATTCATTTGATCAGATTACTGACCGCTCTGAACGCTTCTTGGCGAGCGAAATCATTCGCGAAAAAATCATGCGTCAGTTGGGTGAAGAGCTTCCTTATGATTTAACAGTACAAATTGAATCTTTCAAAACAGAAGAAGCAACTGTTAATGAAAAAACTGGTCGTTTAAAGCCGGCTTGTACCTATATCGATGCAACGATTTTTGTAGACCGCGCTGGTCAAAAAGCCATTGTGATTGGTGAAAAAGGTACTAAGCTTAAAACGATTGGTATGGATGCTCGTAAGGACATGGAAAAAATGTTTGAGCAAAAAATTATGCTCACACTTTGGGTGAAAGTGAAGGGTGGCTGGTCTGATGATGAGCGTGCTCTAAAAAGCTTAGGATATAGTGATATCTAA
- a CDS encoding acyl-CoA thioesterase, which translates to MSSIFDLHIEVQPHHIDALGHVNNVMYVQWMQDVAAAHVETLGVGVTKYLELKHAMVAVEHHMQYRKAAFEGEQIVLRTWLDDINALYSFRQYVFFRPSDQAVLFVGKTKWACIEIASGRPKRMSPTFTHAYTPLDSSINPYDFSVSYAQ; encoded by the coding sequence GTGAGTAGTATTTTTGATTTACATATTGAGGTGCAGCCACATCACATTGATGCGTTAGGACACGTAAATAACGTAATGTATGTTCAATGGATGCAAGATGTAGCTGCTGCTCACGTTGAAACTTTGGGAGTAGGGGTAACTAAATATCTTGAGTTAAAACATGCCATGGTCGCGGTTGAGCATCATATGCAATATCGTAAAGCTGCATTTGAAGGCGAACAAATTGTATTACGCACATGGTTAGATGACATTAATGCACTTTATTCATTCCGTCAGTATGTGTTTTTTCGCCCATCAGATCAGGCCGTATTATTTGTTGGAAAAACCAAATGGGCATGTATTGAAATTGCTTCAGGTCGTCCTAAACGAATGTCGCCAACTTTTACTCATGCATATACGCCGCTTGATTCAAGCATAAATCCTTATGATTTTAGTGTTTCATATGCTCAATAG
- the recO gene encoding DNA repair protein RecO — translation MMRNEVLHGYMIHHRKYREKSHIVHLFTQEYGRVDGILRQTPPPQYQPIRLQATGKSELKNFTKLEILNQPVFFFGDAFFAGFYLNEIVLRLCPLEEAMPQTFEQYQLTLLQLQQLSSHENPDLFLRQILRQFEHVLLPELGYAIDFSIDTQQQPIQAHQFYQFQVTEGFAPIVQASRSSLSGKAILSMLDYEQGQDFSHEQLQLLGKLYRQMITSLLGDRPLKSRQLWIQNTQTQS, via the coding sequence ATGATGCGCAATGAAGTCCTCCATGGATATATGATTCATCACCGTAAGTACCGTGAAAAAAGTCATATTGTGCATCTTTTTACTCAGGAATATGGGCGAGTTGATGGTATTTTAAGACAGACTCCGCCCCCTCAATATCAGCCTATTCGGCTACAAGCGACAGGTAAAAGTGAACTCAAAAATTTTACTAAGCTGGAAATATTAAATCAGCCTGTTTTCTTTTTTGGTGATGCTTTTTTTGCTGGTTTTTATCTAAATGAAATTGTTCTTAGACTTTGCCCATTAGAAGAGGCAATGCCACAAACTTTTGAGCAATATCAATTAACTTTGCTTCAATTACAGCAATTATCTTCCCATGAAAATCCTGATCTTTTTCTGAGACAGATTTTGCGCCAGTTCGAACATGTTTTGCTTCCTGAGCTGGGTTACGCGATTGATTTTTCAATTGATACTCAGCAACAGCCAATACAGGCTCACCAGTTTTATCAATTTCAGGTGACTGAAGGTTTTGCGCCCATTGTTCAGGCAAGTCGTTCTTCATTGTCAGGTAAAGCAATTTTATCTATGTTGGATTATGAGCAAGGCCAGGATTTTTCTCACGAACAATTGCAATTATTAGGTAAACTATACCGTCAAATGATTACATCGCTTTTAGGAGATCGTCCCCTAAAAAGTCGACAATTGTGGATTCAAAATACTCAAACTCAATCGTAA
- a CDS encoding DUF4845 domain-containing protein — MRKAQQGTSYLAILFGVVIFAIAVKAVLAVWPAYWDDRLINNQIEELLQESSSEITPQKFVTQMDQRLEMNNIRDLQFKEIAQVFNQSGLTVKKKYEVRKPFLFNIDLVLTFEKSFDKTSVQTK, encoded by the coding sequence ATGCGTAAGGCACAACAGGGTACTTCGTATTTAGCAATTTTATTTGGGGTGGTTATATTTGCGATTGCAGTAAAAGCTGTACTTGCAGTTTGGCCAGCATATTGGGATGATCGGCTGATTAATAATCAGATAGAGGAGCTTTTACAAGAAAGCTCTTCTGAGATCACACCACAAAAGTTTGTAACACAAATGGATCAGCGACTCGAAATGAACAATATTCGTGATCTCCAATTTAAAGAGATCGCTCAAGTGTTTAATCAGTCAGGTCTAACGGTCAAAAAGAAATATGAAGTAAGAAAACCTTTCTTATTCAATATTGATTTAGTTTTAACATTTGAGAAGAGTTTTGATAAAACATCAGTTCAAACTAAGTGA